One genomic region from Natrinema sp. DC36 encodes:
- a CDS encoding cation:proton antiporter: MIGLLQTSSLPFATDFAIIIITAVLLSYLARLTGQPTIVAYIFTGLVLGPVFLDVVTQSELVVLMSELGLGFLLFLIGMKMRIDDIREILRPIVNIAIWQTVLQTALAFVVAYVLGFTLLETTIIALATVFGATPIIVKLLSDKDELATLPGKIDVGVLIIQDIYLVILLAVLSAESLSNPQEIAVSIGTILILMTGIGIVSYLSARYLLPTLFRAVADDRRAFFIVGIAWAFVFIIGTEQLNLSLEVGAFLAGLSLAQVPYTSELTERIRPITDFFMVVFFTSIGLQLAADNLLAYWVEALIASASLMVGNFLIIFYLIDREQFTPETSFIGSLNMAQVSEFSLVVGALAVTRGFIDESILGYLSLMAIVTMSLSTYLINYNYEIYDRVKPYLARFESEKKRDVDLHVYRDHAVVVGYDEIIRAALPLLQENFRDVVVVDRNPTHAEIHQSADYEYIYGDFKHGEIRSGAGLKRAAFVLSSTVEPDINRILLNEVGDETVVFAEAESTEDAADLYDRGAQYVILSTALTSEKLVDHLRRYFNEPEEFWSVVDSDIGHLHWIRGEYDG; the protein is encoded by the coding sequence GTGATTGGACTCCTCCAGACAAGCTCCCTGCCGTTTGCGACGGACTTTGCGATAATTATCATCACCGCGGTCCTTCTGAGCTATCTGGCTCGGTTAACCGGTCAACCGACAATCGTCGCCTACATTTTTACCGGCCTAGTCCTCGGTCCAGTCTTCCTCGATGTCGTTACACAATCAGAACTTGTTGTACTAATGAGTGAGCTCGGTCTCGGGTTCTTGCTTTTTCTCATCGGGATGAAAATGCGGATCGACGACATCCGCGAGATTTTACGTCCGATTGTCAATATTGCTATCTGGCAGACAGTCCTCCAGACAGCACTCGCCTTCGTCGTCGCATACGTGCTCGGATTCACACTCCTAGAGACCACAATCATCGCTCTTGCGACTGTCTTCGGGGCGACCCCAATCATTGTAAAATTACTGTCAGATAAAGATGAACTGGCGACGCTCCCCGGCAAGATTGACGTCGGCGTCCTCATCATTCAGGACATATATCTCGTCATTCTCTTGGCGGTGCTGAGCGCCGAATCGCTCTCAAATCCACAGGAAATCGCCGTCAGTATCGGAACAATACTCATACTAATGACGGGGATCGGTATCGTATCCTATCTTTCCGCTCGGTACTTGCTCCCGACGCTCTTCCGAGCCGTAGCCGATGACCGGCGAGCATTTTTCATCGTCGGTATCGCATGGGCGTTCGTCTTCATCATTGGAACCGAGCAACTGAACCTTTCACTCGAAGTCGGTGCTTTTCTGGCCGGTTTGAGCCTCGCACAGGTACCATATACGAGCGAACTCACCGAGCGTATCCGGCCGATCACCGATTTTTTCATGGTCGTGTTCTTCACGAGTATCGGCCTCCAGCTGGCCGCGGACAACCTCCTTGCCTACTGGGTTGAGGCGCTGATCGCGTCGGCTAGCCTGATGGTCGGAAACTTTCTGATTATCTTTTATTTAATCGACCGGGAGCAATTCACTCCAGAAACCTCGTTCATCGGCAGCCTCAATATGGCGCAGGTCAGCGAGTTCTCGCTCGTCGTCGGTGCACTCGCCGTTACACGAGGATTCATCGACGAATCAATTTTGGGCTACCTCAGTCTGATGGCAATCGTGACCATGAGTCTCTCTACTTACCTCATCAACTACAACTACGAGATATACGACCGCGTTAAACCCTACCTCGCTCGGTTCGAAAGTGAGAAAAAGCGAGACGTCGATCTCCATGTCTATCGAGATCACGCCGTCGTCGTCGGGTACGACGAGATTATTCGTGCCGCGTTACCGTTACTCCAGGAGAACTTCAGGGATGTCGTCGTCGTCGATCGGAATCCAACCCATGCAGAGATCCATCAGTCCGCTGATTACGAGTATATATACGGCGATTTCAAACACGGTGAAATCCGCAGCGGTGCCGGACTCAAGCGAGCCGCGTTCGTGTTGAGTTCAACAGTCGAACCGGATATCAATCGAATCCTCCTCAATGAGGTTGGGGACGAGACGGTCGTCTTCGCCGAGGCCGAGTCAACAGAAGACGCAGCTGACCTGTACGACCGCGGTGCCCAATACGTCATCCTCAGTACCGCCCTCACGAGCGAAAAGCTGGTCGACCACCTGCGTCGGTATTTCAACGAACCGGAGGAGTTCTGGTCGGTGGTAGACAGCGACATTGGCCACCTCCACTGGATCCGAGGTGAGTACGATGGTTGA